The Corvus moneduloides isolate bCorMon1 chromosome 5, bCorMon1.pri, whole genome shotgun sequence genome includes a region encoding these proteins:
- the PCDH18 gene encoding protocadherin-18 isoform X2, translating into MYRIGSKMHFLFIFALIIISCNNAVLGKNLKYRIYEEQKVGSVIARLSEDVADVLLKMPNPSSVRFRAMQRGNSPLLVVREDNGEISIGAKIDREQLCQKNLNCSIEFDVITLPTEHLQLFHVEVEVLDINDNSPQFSRALIPIEISESAAVGTRIPLDGAFDPDVGDNSLHTYSLSANDFFNIDVRTRTDGAKYADLIVVRELDRELKSSYELQLTASDKGVPQRSGSSLLKISISDSNDNSPVFEQQSYIIQLLENSPIGTLLIDLNATDPDEGANGKVMYSFSSHVSAKITETFRIDPEKGHLTLLKQVDYEVTKSYEIDAQAQDMGPNSIPAHCKIIIKVVDVNDNKPEINLNLMSTEREEVAYISEGSPLDTFVALVRVQDKDSGVNGEIICKLHGHGHFKLQKTYENNYLILTNATLDREKRSEYSLTVIAEDKGTPSLSTVKHFTVQISDENDNPPRFQTNRYEVVILENNSPGAYITSVTATDPDLGDNGQVTYTILENSVLGSSITTYVTIDPSNGAIYALRTFDHEEVNQIAFVVQARDGGSQQLVSNTTVVLTIIDENDNAPVIVGPALHNSTAEISIPKDAEIGFLVTRIRATDRDSGMNSELSCSIATDKENSIFVMDPQTCDISINVSVGSVPAKQWEVLVIVQDKGSPQLSTKALLKCTILEHVYSFSSTEATLVSQPSLDISMITIISLGSICAVLLVIMVVFATRCNREKKDTRSYNCRVAESTYQHHPKRPSRQIHKGDITLVPTVNGTLPIRSHHRASPSSSPALERGQMSSRQSHHSHQSLNSLVTISSNHVPENFSLELTHATPAVEVSQLLSMLHQGQYQPRPSFRGNKYSRSYRYALQDMDKFSLKDSGRGDSEAGDSDYDLGRESPIDRLLGEGFSDLFLTDGRIPAAMRLCTEECRVLGHSDQCWMPPLPSPSSDYRSNMFIPGEEFQSPQQYLHQQHHQGLEEDAQAAEAGEKKKSFSTFGKDCQSEEESGDTCTSSLLSEMSSVFQRLLPTSLDAYTECNEMDRSNSLERRKGHLPAKTVNYPPGVAAWAASTHFQNPANNGPTLGTHSGVQPSSKWLPAMEEIPENYEEDDFDNVLNHLSDGKHELMDASELVAEINKLLQDVRQN; encoded by the exons ATGTATCGAATCGGCAGTAAAATGCACTTTCTATTCATTTTTGCACTGATCATAATATCTTGCAATAATGCTGTGCTGGGCAAGAATTTGAAATACAGGATTTATGAGGAGCAGAAGGTTGGATCAGTAATTGCAAGACTATCGGAGGATGTTGCtgatgttttattaaaaatgcctAACCCTTCCTCAGTTCGGTTTCGAGCCATGCAGAGGGGAAATTCTCCCTTGCTTGTAGTCCGTGAGGATAATGGAGAAATCAGCATAGGAGCTAAAATTGATCGGGAACAACTGTGCCAGAAAAACTTAAACTGCTCCATAGAGTTTGATGTGATCACTCTGCCCACTGAACatctgcagcttttccatgtTGAAGTTGAAGTGCTGGATATTAATGACAACTCTCCGCAGTTTTCCAGAGCTCTTATCCCTATTGAGATATCAGAGAGTGCAGCTGTAGGAACTCGGATTCCTTTGGATGGTGCTTTTGATCCAGATGTGGGAGACAACTCCCTTCACACTTACTCCCTTTctgcaaatgatttttttaacattgaTGTGAGAACCAGGACTGATGGTGCTAAGTATGCAGACCTGATCGTGGTTAGAGAGCTGGACCGTGAGTTGAAGTCGAGTTATGAACTCCAACTCACTGCCTCTGACAAAGGAGTGCCTCAGAGATCTGGGTCATCCCTActgaaaatcagcatttctgATTCCAATGACAACAGCCCTGTGTTTGAGCAGCAGTCGTATATTATCCAGCTCTTGGAAAACTCTCCCATTGGGACTTTGCTCATAGACCTCAATGCTACTGATCCAGATGAGGGCGCCAATGGGAAGGTCATGTACTCCTTTAGCAGTCATGTGTCTGCCAAAATTACAGAAACTTTTAGGATAGACCCAGAAAAAGGTCACCTGACCCTGCTGAAGCAAGTGGACTATGAAGTAACCAAATCTTACGAAATTGATGCTCAAGCTCAGGATATGGGGCCAAATTCTATTCCAGCTCACTGCAAAATTATAATTAAAGTTGTGGATGTGAATGACAACAAGCCAGAAATTAACTTAAATCTGATGtccacagagagagaagaggtaGCTTACATTTCTGAAGGGTCACCCCTGGACACCTTTGTTGCCCTGGTCAGAGTGCAAGACAAAGACTCTGGTGTGAATGGAGAGATCATTTGTAAGCTCCACGGGCATGGCCACTTTAAACTTCAAAAGACTTACGAAAATAACTATTTAATCTTGACTAATGCCACTCTAGATAGGGAAAAGAGATCTGAATACAGTTTGACTGTAATAGCAGAGGACAAGGGAACGCCAAGTCTCTCCACAGTGAAACACTTTACTGTCCAAATCAGTGATGAAAATGACAACCCACCCCGCTTCCAAACAAACAGATACGAAGTTGTTATCTTGGAAAATAACTCTCCAGGAGCGTACATCACATCAGTCACAGCCACAGACCCAGATCTAGGCGACAATGGGCAGGTGACATACACTATTTTGGAGAACTCTGTTTTGGGAAGTTCTATAACCACCTATGTGACCATTGATCCCTCCAACGGGGCGATCTATGCCCTGCGGACCTTTGATCATGAAGAAGTAAATCAAATTGCCTTCGTGGTCCAAGCTAGGGATGGAGGGAGCCAGCAGCTTGTTAGCAACACCACGGTTGTACTCACCATCATTGATGAAAATGATAATGCTCCTGTCATCGTGGGGCCAGCGCTGCacaacagcacagcagaaatctCAATCCCTAAAGATGCTGAAATTGGCTTTCTTGTCACCAGGATAAGGGCTACAGACAGAGACTCTGGTATGAACTCTGAACTCAGCTGCTCCATAGCAACTGACAAGGAAAACAGCATCTTTGTGATGGATCCCCAAACTTGTGACATCTCTATCAATGTGAGTGTTGGATCAGTTCCAGCAAAACAATGGGAGGTTTTAGTAATAGTCCAGGATAAAGGCAGCCCTCAGCTTAGTACTAAAGCTCTTCTGAAATGTACCATTTTGGAGCATGTTTATTCATTTTCAAGCACCGAAGCAACTTTGGTAAGCCAACCCTCCCTGGACATCTCCATGATAACGATTATATCCTTAGGATCAATATGTGCTGTGTTGTTGGTTATTATGGTTGTCTTTGCTACGAGGTGCAATCGAGAGAAAAAGGACACCAGGTCTTACAACTGTCGTGTGGCTGAATCAACCTACCAGCACCATCCAAAACGTCCCTCCAGGCAGATCCACAAAGGGGACATAACACTGGTGCCAACGGTTAATGGCACTCTACCCATCAGATCTCACCACAGAGCTTCGCCGTCATCGTCCCCGGCCCTGGAGAGGGGTCAAATGAGCAGCCGGCAGAGCCACCACAGCCACCAATCACTGAACAGCCTGGTGACCATCTCCTCGAATCACGTGCCCGAAAATTTCTCCCTCGAGCTCACCCATGCTACACCGGCTGTTGAG GTTTCTCAGCTTCTCTCCATGCTTCACCAGGGCCAGTATCAACCAAGGCCAAGTTTTCGAGGCAACAAGTATTCCAGAAGCTATAG ATATGCCCTGCAAGATATGGATAAATTCAGCTTGAAAGACAGTGGCCGGGGTGATAGTGAAGCTGGAGACAGTGATTATGATTTGGGGAGAGAGTCTCCAATTGACAGACTTCTTGGGGAAGGATTCAGTGACCTTTTCCTTACAGATGGGAGAATTCCTGCAG CGATGCGGCTGTGCACAGAGGAGTGCAGGGTCCTGGGCCACTCTGACCAGTGCTGGATGCCACCGctgccctctccctcctctgacTACAGAAGCAACATGTTCATCCCTGGGGAGGAGTTCCAGTCACCCCAGCAGTACCTGCATCAGCAGCATCATCAGGGCCTCGAGGAGGATGCCCAGGCAGCTGAGGCtggtgagaagaaaaagagttttTCAACATTTGGGAAGGACTGCCAGAGCGAGGAGGAATCAGGGGACACCtgcacctcctccctcctctccgAAATGAGCAGCGTCTTCCAGCGCCTGCTGCCTACCTCGTTGGACGCCTACACGGAGTGCAATGAGATGGATCGCTCCAACTCGTTGGAGCGCAGAAAGGGACATTTGCCAGCCAAGACTGTAAATTATCCACCAGGGGTGGCAGCCTGGGCAGCCAGCACACATTTCCAAAACCCTGCCAACAATGGGCCCACTCTGGGGACTCACTCGGGAGTGCAGCCTTCGTCCAAATGGCTGCCAGCCATGGAGGAGATCCCGGAGAACTACGAAGAAGATGATTTTGACAACGTGCTCAACCACCTCAGCGATGGCAAACATGAACTCATGGATGCCAGTGAGCTGGTGGCAGAAATTAACAAGCTGCTGCAAGATGTCCGGCAGAACTAA
- the PCDH18 gene encoding protocadherin-18 isoform X1 yields MYRIGSKMHFLFIFALIIISCNNAVLGKNLKYRIYEEQKVGSVIARLSEDVADVLLKMPNPSSVRFRAMQRGNSPLLVVREDNGEISIGAKIDREQLCQKNLNCSIEFDVITLPTEHLQLFHVEVEVLDINDNSPQFSRALIPIEISESAAVGTRIPLDGAFDPDVGDNSLHTYSLSANDFFNIDVRTRTDGAKYADLIVVRELDRELKSSYELQLTASDKGVPQRSGSSLLKISISDSNDNSPVFEQQSYIIQLLENSPIGTLLIDLNATDPDEGANGKVMYSFSSHVSAKITETFRIDPEKGHLTLLKQVDYEVTKSYEIDAQAQDMGPNSIPAHCKIIIKVVDVNDNKPEINLNLMSTEREEVAYISEGSPLDTFVALVRVQDKDSGVNGEIICKLHGHGHFKLQKTYENNYLILTNATLDREKRSEYSLTVIAEDKGTPSLSTVKHFTVQISDENDNPPRFQTNRYEVVILENNSPGAYITSVTATDPDLGDNGQVTYTILENSVLGSSITTYVTIDPSNGAIYALRTFDHEEVNQIAFVVQARDGGSQQLVSNTTVVLTIIDENDNAPVIVGPALHNSTAEISIPKDAEIGFLVTRIRATDRDSGMNSELSCSIATDKENSIFVMDPQTCDISINVSVGSVPAKQWEVLVIVQDKGSPQLSTKALLKCTILEHVYSFSSTEATLVSQPSLDISMITIISLGSICAVLLVIMVVFATRCNREKKDTRSYNCRVAESTYQHHPKRPSRQIHKGDITLVPTVNGTLPIRSHHRASPSSSPALERGQMSSRQSHHSHQSLNSLVTISSNHVPENFSLELTHATPAVEQVSQLLSMLHQGQYQPRPSFRGNKYSRSYRYALQDMDKFSLKDSGRGDSEAGDSDYDLGRESPIDRLLGEGFSDLFLTDGRIPAAMRLCTEECRVLGHSDQCWMPPLPSPSSDYRSNMFIPGEEFQSPQQYLHQQHHQGLEEDAQAAEAGEKKKSFSTFGKDCQSEEESGDTCTSSLLSEMSSVFQRLLPTSLDAYTECNEMDRSNSLERRKGHLPAKTVNYPPGVAAWAASTHFQNPANNGPTLGTHSGVQPSSKWLPAMEEIPENYEEDDFDNVLNHLSDGKHELMDASELVAEINKLLQDVRQN; encoded by the exons ATGTATCGAATCGGCAGTAAAATGCACTTTCTATTCATTTTTGCACTGATCATAATATCTTGCAATAATGCTGTGCTGGGCAAGAATTTGAAATACAGGATTTATGAGGAGCAGAAGGTTGGATCAGTAATTGCAAGACTATCGGAGGATGTTGCtgatgttttattaaaaatgcctAACCCTTCCTCAGTTCGGTTTCGAGCCATGCAGAGGGGAAATTCTCCCTTGCTTGTAGTCCGTGAGGATAATGGAGAAATCAGCATAGGAGCTAAAATTGATCGGGAACAACTGTGCCAGAAAAACTTAAACTGCTCCATAGAGTTTGATGTGATCACTCTGCCCACTGAACatctgcagcttttccatgtTGAAGTTGAAGTGCTGGATATTAATGACAACTCTCCGCAGTTTTCCAGAGCTCTTATCCCTATTGAGATATCAGAGAGTGCAGCTGTAGGAACTCGGATTCCTTTGGATGGTGCTTTTGATCCAGATGTGGGAGACAACTCCCTTCACACTTACTCCCTTTctgcaaatgatttttttaacattgaTGTGAGAACCAGGACTGATGGTGCTAAGTATGCAGACCTGATCGTGGTTAGAGAGCTGGACCGTGAGTTGAAGTCGAGTTATGAACTCCAACTCACTGCCTCTGACAAAGGAGTGCCTCAGAGATCTGGGTCATCCCTActgaaaatcagcatttctgATTCCAATGACAACAGCCCTGTGTTTGAGCAGCAGTCGTATATTATCCAGCTCTTGGAAAACTCTCCCATTGGGACTTTGCTCATAGACCTCAATGCTACTGATCCAGATGAGGGCGCCAATGGGAAGGTCATGTACTCCTTTAGCAGTCATGTGTCTGCCAAAATTACAGAAACTTTTAGGATAGACCCAGAAAAAGGTCACCTGACCCTGCTGAAGCAAGTGGACTATGAAGTAACCAAATCTTACGAAATTGATGCTCAAGCTCAGGATATGGGGCCAAATTCTATTCCAGCTCACTGCAAAATTATAATTAAAGTTGTGGATGTGAATGACAACAAGCCAGAAATTAACTTAAATCTGATGtccacagagagagaagaggtaGCTTACATTTCTGAAGGGTCACCCCTGGACACCTTTGTTGCCCTGGTCAGAGTGCAAGACAAAGACTCTGGTGTGAATGGAGAGATCATTTGTAAGCTCCACGGGCATGGCCACTTTAAACTTCAAAAGACTTACGAAAATAACTATTTAATCTTGACTAATGCCACTCTAGATAGGGAAAAGAGATCTGAATACAGTTTGACTGTAATAGCAGAGGACAAGGGAACGCCAAGTCTCTCCACAGTGAAACACTTTACTGTCCAAATCAGTGATGAAAATGACAACCCACCCCGCTTCCAAACAAACAGATACGAAGTTGTTATCTTGGAAAATAACTCTCCAGGAGCGTACATCACATCAGTCACAGCCACAGACCCAGATCTAGGCGACAATGGGCAGGTGACATACACTATTTTGGAGAACTCTGTTTTGGGAAGTTCTATAACCACCTATGTGACCATTGATCCCTCCAACGGGGCGATCTATGCCCTGCGGACCTTTGATCATGAAGAAGTAAATCAAATTGCCTTCGTGGTCCAAGCTAGGGATGGAGGGAGCCAGCAGCTTGTTAGCAACACCACGGTTGTACTCACCATCATTGATGAAAATGATAATGCTCCTGTCATCGTGGGGCCAGCGCTGCacaacagcacagcagaaatctCAATCCCTAAAGATGCTGAAATTGGCTTTCTTGTCACCAGGATAAGGGCTACAGACAGAGACTCTGGTATGAACTCTGAACTCAGCTGCTCCATAGCAACTGACAAGGAAAACAGCATCTTTGTGATGGATCCCCAAACTTGTGACATCTCTATCAATGTGAGTGTTGGATCAGTTCCAGCAAAACAATGGGAGGTTTTAGTAATAGTCCAGGATAAAGGCAGCCCTCAGCTTAGTACTAAAGCTCTTCTGAAATGTACCATTTTGGAGCATGTTTATTCATTTTCAAGCACCGAAGCAACTTTGGTAAGCCAACCCTCCCTGGACATCTCCATGATAACGATTATATCCTTAGGATCAATATGTGCTGTGTTGTTGGTTATTATGGTTGTCTTTGCTACGAGGTGCAATCGAGAGAAAAAGGACACCAGGTCTTACAACTGTCGTGTGGCTGAATCAACCTACCAGCACCATCCAAAACGTCCCTCCAGGCAGATCCACAAAGGGGACATAACACTGGTGCCAACGGTTAATGGCACTCTACCCATCAGATCTCACCACAGAGCTTCGCCGTCATCGTCCCCGGCCCTGGAGAGGGGTCAAATGAGCAGCCGGCAGAGCCACCACAGCCACCAATCACTGAACAGCCTGGTGACCATCTCCTCGAATCACGTGCCCGAAAATTTCTCCCTCGAGCTCACCCATGCTACACCGGCTGTTGAG CAGGTTTCTCAGCTTCTCTCCATGCTTCACCAGGGCCAGTATCAACCAAGGCCAAGTTTTCGAGGCAACAAGTATTCCAGAAGCTATAG ATATGCCCTGCAAGATATGGATAAATTCAGCTTGAAAGACAGTGGCCGGGGTGATAGTGAAGCTGGAGACAGTGATTATGATTTGGGGAGAGAGTCTCCAATTGACAGACTTCTTGGGGAAGGATTCAGTGACCTTTTCCTTACAGATGGGAGAATTCCTGCAG CGATGCGGCTGTGCACAGAGGAGTGCAGGGTCCTGGGCCACTCTGACCAGTGCTGGATGCCACCGctgccctctccctcctctgacTACAGAAGCAACATGTTCATCCCTGGGGAGGAGTTCCAGTCACCCCAGCAGTACCTGCATCAGCAGCATCATCAGGGCCTCGAGGAGGATGCCCAGGCAGCTGAGGCtggtgagaagaaaaagagttttTCAACATTTGGGAAGGACTGCCAGAGCGAGGAGGAATCAGGGGACACCtgcacctcctccctcctctccgAAATGAGCAGCGTCTTCCAGCGCCTGCTGCCTACCTCGTTGGACGCCTACACGGAGTGCAATGAGATGGATCGCTCCAACTCGTTGGAGCGCAGAAAGGGACATTTGCCAGCCAAGACTGTAAATTATCCACCAGGGGTGGCAGCCTGGGCAGCCAGCACACATTTCCAAAACCCTGCCAACAATGGGCCCACTCTGGGGACTCACTCGGGAGTGCAGCCTTCGTCCAAATGGCTGCCAGCCATGGAGGAGATCCCGGAGAACTACGAAGAAGATGATTTTGACAACGTGCTCAACCACCTCAGCGATGGCAAACATGAACTCATGGATGCCAGTGAGCTGGTGGCAGAAATTAACAAGCTGCTGCAAGATGTCCGGCAGAACTAA